A stretch of Candidatus Eisenbacteria bacterium DNA encodes these proteins:
- a CDS encoding MCE family protein encodes MNRTSRRAAIQVGFAGLLAIVLLFVGIAWVKEYRLGKQKTYFSARFEEVGSLAVGDPVAVRGVKKGVVTKITLEDQGVRVEFEVDKSVTLHPDVELRVANIGFMGEKFLALEPGKAAGQFDRNKPIPGRFQSGVPEVISGAGDLLIEATELSSRLNVMLDALDPATVERASKNIERATASLTATLDQNRADLRQAVVDFRDAARELKQMATTNSEGVTTSVRDFGTASKKLAALSDQLSTTSVALDRVVGRLDRGEGSLGKAMTDSTLYDELRQTLKNTNQLVKDIQKNPKRYLKLSVF; translated from the coding sequence ATGAATCGGACATCGCGTCGCGCCGCGATCCAGGTAGGGTTCGCCGGACTCCTCGCCATCGTGCTCCTCTTCGTCGGGATCGCGTGGGTGAAGGAGTACCGCCTCGGAAAGCAGAAGACCTACTTCAGCGCGCGCTTCGAGGAGGTGGGAAGCCTCGCGGTGGGGGATCCGGTCGCCGTGCGCGGCGTCAAGAAGGGTGTTGTGACCAAGATCACCCTCGAGGATCAGGGAGTGCGCGTGGAGTTCGAGGTCGACAAGAGCGTGACGCTCCACCCGGACGTCGAGCTTCGCGTCGCGAACATCGGGTTCATGGGCGAGAAGTTTCTCGCGCTGGAGCCCGGAAAGGCGGCGGGCCAATTCGACCGGAACAAGCCGATCCCGGGCCGTTTCCAGTCCGGCGTGCCGGAGGTGATCTCCGGGGCGGGGGACCTCCTCATCGAGGCCACCGAGCTCTCCTCGCGGCTGAACGTGATGCTGGACGCGCTCGACCCCGCGACCGTGGAGCGCGCGTCGAAGAACATCGAGCGGGCCACCGCGAGCCTGACCGCGACCCTGGACCAGAATCGGGCGGACCTGCGCCAGGCGGTCGTCGATTTCCGGGACGCCGCGCGGGAGCTCAAGCAGATGGCGACGACCAACTCCGAGGGTGTCACGACGTCGGTCCGCGATTTCGGAACGGCTTCGAAGAAGCTGGCCGCGCTCTCCGATCAGCTCTCCACCACCTCGGTGGCTCTCGATCGGGTCGTGGGACGGCTGGACCGCGGCGAAGGCTCGCTCGGAAAGGCCATGACCGATTCGACGCTCTATGACGAGCTCCGCCAAACCCTCAAGAACACGAACCAGCTCGTGAAGGACATTCAGAAAAACCCAAAGAGATACCTCAAGCTCAGCGTATTCTAG